The sequence ATCCAAAACTTAAAACCGTAGTAGAGGAAACAAGCACATCAATCATCTTTACAATCTTAATCTTTCATAGATATATCGAAGAATGAATCACATAATCCGAaaattaacatttattcaaaagtTCTATACAGAAATTGAGCATTGTTACTAGCCCGATTGAAGTGAATTGGACAGATACTGTGACGATGTCGAACTCGAAAGGCTCGAGGCTTAGGTTGTTGGTGGCAGATCGCTCAGAGAGGATCAATTTCTTTTGGTGAAACAAGTACATAGCAAATGTTTGGTCGTCTTCTATGGACATTGGATTTCTTCCTTGTTTCCATTCTATGTCGACTGCCGGACGGTCTTGGAGGAGACTGCGCGTGAATATTGGGTTGCGTCTTGTCTCCTGGCACCACCCTCTTCCTTGGCGGTTGAACTGATGCAAGTAGAAAAGAAGGACGTCACCCCCACTTCAATTTATGCTGGTTTCTGGGAAGTTTAGTTATGAAAAATCAAATCTTGAAAGTATTTAGATGTCGAAATGAGCAAAATTAGCATACGATAAGATCAACACAATAGTAAATTAGTCTCACCTTCAAATCTTGAGCACTGTCTTGCCATTGTGCAAGGGGTGGGTCTTCGAAGGTGAAAGTATCTAGATACTCCGGCAGCCCAACAATCCCCAGTCTCCGAACTTCTCCTCCAGAAAAATTGTTGTTAAAATGGATTGGAagttagaaattaaaaaatggAAGCTATAAAGATTCGAGGTTTCTTGATTTGTTGTAATGTATTGCATCTCTGGGATAAAAATGGTGAGTTTATAGGCGAAGATTATGGGGAGGTGGGGTGGTTTTGGTGATTAAATTGCAAAGGTTTTCCGAAGTGTCATTTTCAGCTagaacattttaattttttaatgaataaattGGGAATTTTGAGGAGGAgacgaaatttttttaaaaaaaaattggaataacATTTATTAGAAGATACAAAATTTTACCTAGAATTTATTTgtgaaatcttttaaataatgaattcaaaatattactttcgatataaaaaaataataatcatattttttataaattaaatcgaaTAATAGATCAATATGCATGAAATTTTCCAACCGCATATAAATGAGAAATCAATTTGAGTCCATAACAAGAGCCCACATTACACCTtggaaaaatatcaaattttacaTGTGATTTCTAtcaattttcacaaaaaaacgAACCCCATGCAAAATATTCTTACacatattatcatatttttaatttatgttcgTCATGTGATGGGTGTACGTTGCATCAAGTGCTGCAGAAGGCAAAAAAGACCCAGCAAATATGGAATATCACCTTGATTCAACCTAAACACATAAGTTAAAGTCATGTATTCTGCACAAAAGCTGATGCCACGCTCGGGGATCGCTTGGAGAACTCTTCAAATAGATTTCCACTGCTTCGGACTGTACAGAAGCTACTCATTATAACCGAATCCAAGCAGTTGTTTTACAGCATTCTATTTCactcaagaatatgattgaCTTTCTTGAATTGCAATAGCTAAGACTGCTCTGCTCCTCTGTATTCGAAGCACAAAAGTTAAGTACAGTACCTGCTTTTGAGTCAGTTCTTCCCTCCCGACTTGCCCGCTAGAACTTAGCATACCAAAAGAATCTGTGGAGGGGTCGAATGCTTCAAATTTTCTTACCACGCAAAAACAGTAGCAGAGCCAGATGCAAGTTTGATTGTACTTAAAAAAGGAGGTTGGGGTTGATTTCAGGAATTTCATAGTTTTCATTGGTTAGCATTCTAACAACTTGGAAAATAGATGGTCTTAGAGTAGCAGATGCCTGTGTGCATAGAAACCCGGTTTTTAGAACTTTTGATGCCCCCAAAGCTGGAAATTGGCCTTCCAAACAAGAATTGACTGAATCTGTCAATCTATGTGATACGCGTGGGTTtagtatacattttttttacatCGCGTATTTGACGAGAATAACAGACTTgaagaatataaaaaattatagtatATATAAAAGAGTCAAATTCCTCCATGACTGAAGTGTTTTTCCTAACATACACAACTCGGAGAGCCATGCGTATCCTCTCCATGTGGAAAAAAACATTTCATTCTTTTAGTATGATCATATTAGCAGGAGCGAACTCAGAATTTCAGTTAGCGGGACAACTTTAGGAGTAAAACTGAAATCTTTAGGGTTGAAATAGATTGTCGTATTGGACACACCCGTACAAGGCAAACTAAAATTaaagtaatgtttttttttttaaccttacAATGTGCCTTCAATAACTCTTTGATTATGGGAATGAGCTCTATATTTATGACTTGAATTTAAGAGATATTACATATTCATGAGTACTAATACCGTACTCGAGTGTGTTGATTATTCAAATCCCAAAATTATAAACATGACGACAGTTGGGAGACGAAAATATTCTCCACAAATTTTGAATTGAATTGAGATTTTGAATTTGACGATCACAATTCGGACCCTTGATTTTTATAGTAATTCGATTTCAACCTATtccaaattttctaaaatttaatcCATCACTTTCAGATTTCAGTTGACTTGAAAACATATGGACCGAAGTAATTATGTGTCCCTCCAAACTCTTCCTGAGATATaggattttctttttctttttctttttctttttcaccaAAATATATATTCTCCTCAAATTTTGCAGACAGGTATATTCTCTCCAATTCCTTTTATCCCATCGAGGTTCTTGTAGCTTCATCTATGTCAACCGCATGCACAATCAATCAGGTTTGcctttttttattttgcattCAGAATTCTGGATTCGCAAAGTGAATCTGAATCTGGGGAATTATGGTTGAAGATGTCATGACATGAAGATTCGTGGGTTGCTTTCATCTGTATGTTCGGTCATGTTTGTGTGGTATAATTGAGTGGGATTGATCCAATCAATTAGAAAAGACTGAAAATTTATCTGGCACTTCTTACATCATTAGCAAAGTTTCAATCTGATTTTAGGTCGCTATTAAATAATTAGCGACTTGGTGTTAAAGGGTAGAGATCGATTCTATATTGACAAGCATCACTGGATTTCGAATTGTGATATCTAATTCTATTAATTGTCACGGGATTCTttctaattgtttttttttttacagcagCTTGCTTCAGAATCTGGGGCCAATTCAGGAACTTCTGGGTACTGCGTCGATGCTGAGCAAGAGTGGTTTGTACTTTGAATAGCTGCAACTTTATTGGGGTTCTGTGGGCAGAGATGAGAACAGCTATTCGTGCTATAAAACAATTAATATGCACTCTTCCGAGTAAAGGGAATTTTATTTACAATGGATCTAGGATAAGACAAGATCTTTGGTTCAATTTGAAGCACCGTTGTTTATACCGCCCATCCAGTAATGCAGACATTTGCCAATGTAGACATCCATCATACACGATTTCCAGAGCTATGTCAGTACATGCAGCTAAGCTTAGTAGTGGAGGTTGTATTCCTGTGATATGTTTGCAACCTTTTCGGATATACGGTTATCTATGTGaatatgaaatttgaattttttttattggtttaGTGGCAGAGCAAAATAGAGGTGGACCTCTTGTAGAATATGAACGCAGGATTGCTGCTGGGGAACTATTAGATGGAGATACTTGTCAGGTGTGCTAGTTATTCGATATTGCCATATTTCTTTGGTGATTACATGATCTGCTATGCAAAAGTGTTAACATGGTATCTGGTCGTTACGGAGATTCAAACTCTATGGTTGTTTAGTGAGTCTAGATGACAATAGGATGATGGTCATTTTTGGATTGCAAATTAATTTTGGCATTGACCTCAGAAAAGGCTAAATGAAGATGAAGATTTGGATATTTATATGACTAAATGTCGTGATCGGAAAGGTTGAATTGTGTTCCTGATTACATAAGTTCATCGTGGCATAGATTGTGGATGTTAATATATTTTGAGGTTTGGCAAATGATCTACATCCTGTTTAAAATTTTCTCATCAATGTCTTATGATGTCATCTTCCCCACACTAAGTATACTGAATAATTGTTTGCAGTTAGGTACATTAGGTGAGCTTCAGCGACTGTATCTTGAGCTAGTTCAAAATGCTGAAGCTTGTCGGTTGGATCGATATGCAACTTCCGAGAAAGTTGGGAGGTGAGTGTAACTAGGCCTCCATTTTTTAGCATCATAATTGCTATTGCCAGGTGAGAGATTTATCCAGTTACGTTGCTCTAGTTGtcaactgtttttttttttttgaaaaaaaaaatcgtgctCCATTTTTCCTCTAATATAGATTAACTTTATCACTCTTGTCTATTTGCAGGAGTAGGTGGTTATGGTCCCGTTTCATATCACAGACTTCATATGCGCCCGTGAAAGGACTGTATCTTTATGGAGGCGTGGGCACCGGAAAGACTATGCTGATGGACTTGTTTTTCGATCAGTTGTAAGGAtcacaataaattaaatgagGATCATACTCAATTTAATCATTTTCTACACTATATTGGGTTATTGTCTTTATGATTGTCAGTTTTAGGGCCATAAGTCAATTCCGTGGTCTGAAAAAGTAAACATGTAACTCTGCTTCTCACTCGCGTTCCTCATCTTTCCAGGCCTTACAACTGGAGGAAAAGGAGGATCCATTTCCATGACTTTATGTTAAATGTCCACAGCCGCTTGCAAGTAACATTTCAACCTTCTAAAAATTGATTATTTGGAAGTTTATTGATGTTTCATAAGAGAGCCATGGTGTTATTCAAGCTACTTCAAAGAATTTTTTGAGATTGCACCTAAATTGAATTTCATTTTTTCATTTATCTGCATATATTTTTACTACATGTTGCTTTCATCATGCTGTCCATTGATTGCTGGACAATAATTACTCCATCTTTTTTCTAAACGTTGGTTGAGTTTGCCTTGGATTGGTTGTTTTCAAAGTTTATTCTTATCTCATATGTTGAATAAATTTCTGATAAATTAGATGGATGGAAGTGATATCTTTTATCTTTACATATATTTGACGTAAAAAAGGGGATTGAATTCTCCAATTTTCGAGATTTCCATCATTTCAAAATCGAGGAGTATTGGGTTTATTTATGTAGGCAACTCATTGGTGCATCCTGACTTTAACTTTTATGTGTGCAATTTTATGATCTTAGGATATATTTCAATTTCTGTTTTAAATTTGATCACAGAAGCACAAGGGTGTGGCCGATCCTTTAGAAGTTGTTGCTGGAGAGATATCAAATGAAGCAATATTATTATGTCTAGATGAATTCTTTGTACGCCAAGAACCACCTGGTCTTTACCATTTTTTTTGATTATGGTTGTTAGGGCTATTTAATTTTTGCTTAGGACATTTCTCAAGGCATCATGATTAAATTAAGGAGCACCCTTACTATTACTATGCTAGCATGTGGCTTCAGTGGTGGAAATTCCCAGGATACTCATATGTGGGCCATCGCTATCTGGGAGCCGTTTTattacttaataaaatcatgatttttcccTTTCTTAGGTAAATGACGTTGCTGACGCATTAATTCTAAATCGTCTATTCAAGCAATTATTTAGTAATGGAGCTGTAAGTAATTATTTAACATCCAATTTAGAGTTTTAATATCACCATACTTCGACTCATGCATTTTAGTAATTTTGTGATGTGaaacatgagcagattcttgTTTCTACTTCGAATCGAGCTCCAGATAATCTTTACGAAGGGGGTCTGCAGAGAGATCTTTTTCTTCCATTCATCGCTACTCTGAAGGTGATGCTTGTGTCTGTATCTCATGGTTACTATGAATGCTGAACAAGAGGCTATGCTGTTGTTTGGTGGCCAAGAGAGTTAAATTTTCCATTTTGAGAATTTTGATTTCAGGATTTTATTGTTCTTGCCAGCCAATCATACATTGGAAAATCATCTTATCGGCATCTTCCCTTTTACCTCAATTTTTTTATGACAAAGACTCCAACATATCTATCCTGGCAAACAAACAATACAAAGAATGAAAATGGTCCTTTGGTGTGGCTATGGGAATTGTGTTAGTTTCTTAAGGTTGCGTTTGGTTCATAGGATAAACGTGGGGTTGGTACTGATCCCTCTTAATCAGATGTTTACCCATATAACCAGTCCGTCATGTAGGGTGAAGCCTGAAACTCTAGACATGATTTTCACAAAATGTCGTGACAAGTTATCACACAAAGAGTGTGACGTTTTATTACTCACTGTAGAAGCTTCTTGAGTATACATGAAAATTGTAATATTACCCCTTCCAATTTCTGCGAAAAAAGGGTTGTGAAACCCTAATCATATCAATTGTCTGCTTCAAATCATTTCCACCAAACCGATATTGTTAATCAATTTGTATTTCTCATCCTATGACGTCATTAATTGCAGtataattcataattttaaattctatcTCACCAACCGAGCGCAATATAGTGCTACATTCATGCAGAAAGACACTTCAAACATATTTCCATATATTTAAGCTTTGAAGATATTCGATCATCTTGTTCTTGTAGCATCAGTACGTACTACACTTGTTTGTTTACTAAATTATTAGGGAGAATACATTTTAATTTCTCCAAGTTAGTGATATGTTGTTAATGCAGGATAGATGTATAGTTCATGAAATCGGTTCATCTGTCGACTACCGAAAAATGACATCGGTAATCTTTCGGTCTGTTTCAGCATCATGTCAACACCCTGCACACTCTCACACGTTCAACATGTAAAATATCAAGAGAGATGTTTGTGTTTTGTTGTGCTGTCCATATAATTAGTTTCATCTGAATTTCAGGCACAGCAGGGTTTCTATTTTGTTGGGTTACATTTATCTAGCATTCTTaaacaaaaatttgaacaattgaTTGGGGAACAAGTAGCTGTTCCACAGGAGGTGGAAGTTGTTATGGGGAGAAAATTGCAGGTAATTTCAGTAGTTCAGCTATTATCTACTTCCCTCGGCAGCTTAAAATAGCATCAGAAGTAAGATAGGCTTTGATATGAAGCTTTTTTCCgttcattttcaaatttcttactTCTTAGGTTCCACTTGGTGCCAACGGATGTGCATATTTCCCTTTTGAGGAACTTTGTGACAGACCTCTTGGGGCTGCAGACTACTTTGGATTATTTAGTAAGTTCGCTTTAGCCTTTACAGATTTCTTGAGTTTTTGTTTCACTTTTTGATATTGCATGACAATATGAGGTTGCATCTATGATGATGTGTTACATGTAAATTCTTCATGGAAGTATCATTAACTATACATTATATTACTCTGTATCAcactttctttttatttatcagAGAGGTTTCATACTCTGGCTTTGGATGGTGTACCAGTGTTTGGCCTTCACAATAGGACTGCTGCATATCGGTTTGTCACTTTAGTCGATGTTAGTCCTTTTATGCGAAAAAATAAATTGTACTTCTTTATTTGCTCGAAGTTAGATATCTGATTGTAGATTTTTTTATTGACTACACTACAAACATGGATTTTTGAAGTGTACTTCTTCAAAATCTGGATTTCAACTAGCAATTTAGTTTATTAGCATCTCATGGATTGGAGTATACAACTTGACCTTCTGAATCACCACTTCCGTGTGTAGGTCATGTATGAGAACAAAGTTAGATTACTGTGCACTGCTGAGGCAACTCCAATCGAACTTTTTGAACAGGTAGTAACAATAGCGGATGCTCGGCAAATGGCACCCAGAACCTCTTCAAGATCAAGGAAATTTGATGTTTCTGACATTTGTGTGGACAACGAGCTGGGTTTTGCAAAAGATCGCACCATTAGTAGGTAAGAACAAGAGAAGCAATAAATACTTTTTATTTGGCCTTGGTACATATACTCACTAGCCGAAAAATGATCTTTGGCACTATATGGAACAGAAACAACAAAGCCCCAAAACCCTGTTGTAAAGTTGTGAATAATTAATGCCATTTATGTATTGATCAAACGTCTCATGATTTTCCTGTGAGTTGGCAAAAAGAAAGTATCAATGTGCTGTGCAGTTATTCGCATTAATGCGCTATTGCAAGATGCTAAATATATATGCTGATATTTACACTACATCTCAAGTACATGTACTGCAAATACTAGCGATTTCTTGTATTGAAATTAGCTAAACTTCAAATATGTCGACGTTTTGTCACTTATGTGGTTAGTTCTCATGCTATCACCTCTTTGGAATGCAGATTAACAGAGATGAATAGCAGAGAGTACTTGGAGCGACACTCAGAATTGTTTGAAGTAAATGAGTTATTGCATGGAAATCACATAAAGTAAGCATAGCGTGCACACCAGTTTTAGTTTTTAAGTCAGAAGGAACTATAGAGTTGCCGTCTGTAAAAGGTTGCTCACATTGTTGATAGAGAAGCTGGCGCTGATTTTTTTGGTTGAGAGTCACCAGTCACACAGCCAATAATTGAtctttttgaaaacaaataattGGTCCCATTTAAGCCGGGACACGATAACTTGGGTGATGACGAATGATTGGATTGAAATAAGAAATCCTTGTTACATTTTTTTGTCGGATAAGATTGTTGGACCGCTTTTTTGTAAGAAGAGAATGCTGCTATTTGTTTATGGTAAAGTTTAATTACCAAATGACCAGTGTATAAAATAAACGCACTCAGTTGGACATTTAATTTGATCTACCATTCCTAAACCTTATTTTTTGCTCCATCACGTCTTTTACAGCAACAATTTAATGTTATTTGACAATTTGAAAACAGGGGTTGACAAAGTCacattatacaaatacaaagcatcaacatTGCTTCTTAAAGTCTCACTTACTAATACCTTGTATCAAGGCTGTCAAACACGATCAATGTTTCATCATCATCCTGTTTTAGTCGAAACGAGCTAATGGTAAATGATGAACCTTGAAACGAGTTAAAGGCACCAATCCTTCAATCGAATAAGGACTCAACTAGGAGGAAAAGTGTAGCCTCGGTAAATATTAACTACACTCGAgctaaatatgttaaaaataagtTACATTTTGCTACCCATTGTACACTTCACCAAGTCTAAAATACGGCAATAATCATAAAACAAGGCTGATTCTTTCCCCTCTAGCCCATCCCTGCTCACCCTGTTGCTACCTGCAAGGTTGTTGCAAGGGCTTCCGCCAACCACCAGATCGATACCACCAACAGCATTTATGATTTGTTCTATTCTCTCCCCCTCTAGTATTTGAACATCATCGAAGTCGACTAAACTACCTGTTTGGTTGGTCTGCTCCCACCAGCTCCGAACTATATCTCGGTTCACTTTagatttctcaactgaaacCACGTTTTTCAGTTTGATACCGAGACGGTGAAGTGCAACTTCAGCACCACCTATTCCAGAGAACAGGGACAGAACGTTTATTCCATTCGGAAAAATTTTCTTCAGCACGGACAGATGATATGCTACAGTGTCAACCTGCACCAAAAACAATTCGGTTCTTTAAGAACCATGAAATTTCTACAAGAAACGTGAACTATTTGCAGCACTGAGTGAAAATAGTTTAAATAGATTGTTTCAGTCGTGCATTTATGGCAAGATTCAAGGTCTTGAATAGAGTGACAGGCCCTTCGGTTTAGTGGAGGGGAACTTAGTGTATCAATTACCGAAACTTAGGCAATTTTTTGTTacattttgataattattttcaatttaactTTTTTATCGTTCACAAAAACAATACAATCAATATACTAACTACACTTTCAGTTGAAAAACCCTATTTCAAATCTTAAAATACTCGCAAACTACTAAAacttaaataatcaaatataatttttacattTTATGATGAGGTGGCATCTAATATAGGAAATATCTactcagaaaacaaaaaaaaggcaAGAAAACTTTTCCCATGAACACCAGAAAACATCAAACATTAACTAACATGTTGagaaagcttataaataaattttttccttttatttataCTATCCTCCTCTGCTAGATTCTCAAGAATTTAAGGTGTCAAGTGAATTTTATGAAGGGCTTAGGCGATCAAGCTAACAGGAGGAACTTGTAACCTGGAAAGAATTGCCAAGAGATTTATATCTGTCTGTTCTGCTGATTCCACCTCCCCTTGTGTGATTCTTTGGAAATCCCAACAGCATCTCCACTTCATCTGGCTCGAGAGGAGCAACCTTATTCTTCCCAACCCAGACCAAGTTCCACTTGCGGCATTGATCCATGACAAATTTCTGCACTGACTCAGGAGGATTGCCATCAAACCTCTCAACAGCAGTGCGGATCCTTTCTGTAAGCCTCGCACTTCCAATTGCCGTTTGTATGCAGTTAAGTTTATCTCTGGTGTCCCAAGAAGGCCACCACTTTCTAGACAATGGAAATGCTTGATGGATGGTAAGTGGGGGAAGTGGAACAAGAGGGAATCTGTCTTCAATTGGAAGGTTGTGAACATACCCTCTTTTCCTAGCAGTAGCAGAAAAGTACTTAGAATCAACAAATTCTGGTTGGATGTCATAGAGAAATCTGGATATAGTGTCCCAGACTCCCTTCGGGGCCAAGGCAACATTCTCATAGTAGAAAAATGGAGGACCCATTGATGACTCCGACAAAGACCGATGAATTCTTTCAGGCTGCTGAGAAGGAGTGCCATACCCTATCATTGGGTTAGGCAGGCGAATTGCCTCATCTTCGGGTTCATTTTTCCTTCTCACCATTTCATGCAACTTTCTCTTCTTAAGTGTGCCATTTCCTCTGTAGACATGTTTAGGCTGTGAGGAGAGGAAATTTATCCGTTACATTTAAAACTCACTTAATTTACTTTGTGAAATAGTATATCTAAGATAAACCACCAAAGATTGCATACGGTCAAGATAGATATTTATGGTAACCTTGGAAACTTCAATTGGCAGATAACAGTCATCTTCTCTAGCCATTTGTGCAGCAAATATAAAATCAGCTAGTACTTCGTTAGAAGCATCTGTACCTGCAAAAACTGTGACATCAGGAAGAAGACAATCCAAACTGAAAATTAGCGCTACTAAGGGTGTCTTCAGTTTTCATATTTTAGAATTTAGCCTATGTAAATATGAGTCCAAACTAAGTGAGCGAGCGAGTTTGCAAGCTTTTCGAGACCGCTCAAATAAGATTGGTTCGAATTGGAGTCGAA comes from Primulina huaijiensis isolate GDHJ02 chromosome 17, ASM1229523v2, whole genome shotgun sequence and encodes:
- the LOC140963182 gene encoding DNA (cytosine-5)-methyltransferase DRM2-like isoform X1; translated protein: MPVPDQTSENMQGGNASGEEIADIDWTTDDEQDVLTDTAISTSPTLTNHRTVAILGSTEASSSEGASRSKLVKHFVGMGFPENFVSKAIEENGEGDTDSILNTLLTYSALEESPQQQLSTRSDPESSEYDTLLDDFSDMDSWSEDEIADDTDSMPEKHKFLLSLESTGSLTEEQKKLLSLANMGFTVEDASIAIERCGTDASNEVLADFIFAAQMAREDDCYLPIEVSKPKHVYRGNGTLKKRKLHEMVRRKNEPEDEAIRLPNPMIGYGTPSQQPERIHRSLSESSMGPPFFYYENVALAPKGVWDTISRFLYDIQPEFVDSKYFSATARKRGYVHNLPIEDRFPLVPLPPLTIHQAFPLSRKWWPSWDTRDKLNCIQTAIGSARLTERIRTAVERFDGNPPESVQKFVMDQCRKWNLVWVGKNKVAPLEPDEVEMLLGFPKNHTRGGGISRTDRYKSLGNSFQVDTVAYHLSVLKKIFPNGINVLSLFSGIGGAEVALHRLGIKLKNVVSVEKSKVNRDIVRSWWEQTNQTGSLVDFDDVQILEGERIEQIINAVGGIDLVVGGSPCNNLAGSNRVSRDGLEGKESALFYDYCRILDLVKCTMGSKM
- the LOC140963183 gene encoding uncharacterized protein isoform X2 → MRTAIRAIKQLICTLPSKGNFIYNGSRIRQDLWFNLKHRCLYRPSSNADICQCRHPSYTISRAMSVHAAKLSSGEQNRGGPLVEYERRIAAGELLDGDTCQLGTLGELQRLYLELVQNAEACRLDRYATSEKVGRSRWLWSRFISQTSYAPVKGLYLYGGVGTGKTMLMDLFFDQLPYNWRKRRIHFHDFMLNVHSRLQKHKGVADPLEVVAGEISNEAILLCLDEFFVNDVADALILNRLFKQLFSNGAILVSTSNRAPDNLYEGGLQRDLFLPFIATLKDRCIVHEIGSSVDYRKMTSAQQGFYFVGLHLSSILKQKFEQLIGEQVAVPQEVEVVMGRKLQVPLGANGCAYFPFEELCDRPLGAADYFGLFKRFHTLALDGVPVFGLHNRTAAYRFVTLVDVMYENKVRLLCTAEATPIELFEQVVTIADARQMAPRTSSRSRKFDVSDICVDNELGFAKDRTISRLTEMNSREYLERHSELFEVNELLHGNHIK
- the LOC140963182 gene encoding DNA (cytosine-5)-methyltransferase DRM2-like isoform X2; translation: MPVPDQTSENMGGNASGEEIADIDWTTDDEQDVLTDTAISTSPTLTNHRTVAILGSTEASSSEGASRSKLVKHFVGMGFPENFVSKAIEENGEGDTDSILNTLLTYSALEESPQQQLSTRSDPESSEYDTLLDDFSDMDSWSEDEIADDTDSMPEKHKFLLSLESTGSLTEEQKKLLSLANMGFTVEDASIAIERCGTDASNEVLADFIFAAQMAREDDCYLPIEVSKPKHVYRGNGTLKKRKLHEMVRRKNEPEDEAIRLPNPMIGYGTPSQQPERIHRSLSESSMGPPFFYYENVALAPKGVWDTISRFLYDIQPEFVDSKYFSATARKRGYVHNLPIEDRFPLVPLPPLTIHQAFPLSRKWWPSWDTRDKLNCIQTAIGSARLTERIRTAVERFDGNPPESVQKFVMDQCRKWNLVWVGKNKVAPLEPDEVEMLLGFPKNHTRGGGISRTDRYKSLGNSFQVDTVAYHLSVLKKIFPNGINVLSLFSGIGGAEVALHRLGIKLKNVVSVEKSKVNRDIVRSWWEQTNQTGSLVDFDDVQILEGERIEQIINAVGGIDLVVGGSPCNNLAGSNRVSRDGLEGKESALFYDYCRILDLVKCTMGSKM
- the LOC140963183 gene encoding uncharacterized protein isoform X3; the protein is MEILVSCLQLGTLGELQRLYLELVQNAEACRLDRYATSEKVGRSRWLWSRFISQTSYAPVKGLYLYGGVGTGKTMLMDLFFDQLPYNWRKRRIHFHDFMLNVHSRLQKHKGVADPLEVVAGEISNEAILLCLDEFFVNDVADALILNRLFKQLFSNGAILVSTSNRAPDNLYEGGLQRDLFLPFIATLKDRCIVHEIGSSVDYRKMTSAQQGFYFVGLHLSSILKQKFEQLIGEQVAVPQEVEVVMGRKLQVPLGANGCAYFPFEELCDRPLGAADYFGLFKRFHTLALDGVPVFGLHNRTAAYRFVTLVDVMYENKVRLLCTAEATPIELFEQVVTIADARQMAPRTSSRSRKFDVSDICVDNELGFAKDRTISRLTEMNSREYLERHSELFEVNELLHGNHIK
- the LOC140963182 gene encoding DNA (cytosine-5)-methyltransferase DRM2-like isoform X3 — translated: MPVPDQTSENMQGGNASGEEIADIDWTTDDEQDVLTDTAISTSPTLTNHRTVAILGSTEASSSEGASRSKLVKHFVGMGFPENFVSKAIEENEGDTDSILNTLLTYSALEESPQQQLSTRSDPESSEYDTLLDDFSDMDSWSEDEIADDTDSMPEKHKFLLSLESTGSLTEEQKKLLSLANMGFTVEDASIAIERCGTDASNEVLADFIFAAQMAREDDCYLPIEVSKPKHVYRGNGTLKKRKLHEMVRRKNEPEDEAIRLPNPMIGYGTPSQQPERIHRSLSESSMGPPFFYYENVALAPKGVWDTISRFLYDIQPEFVDSKYFSATARKRGYVHNLPIEDRFPLVPLPPLTIHQAFPLSRKWWPSWDTRDKLNCIQTAIGSARLTERIRTAVERFDGNPPESVQKFVMDQCRKWNLVWVGKNKVAPLEPDEVEMLLGFPKNHTRGGGISRTDRYKSLGNSFQVDTVAYHLSVLKKIFPNGINVLSLFSGIGGAEVALHRLGIKLKNVVSVEKSKVNRDIVRSWWEQTNQTGSLVDFDDVQILEGERIEQIINAVGGIDLVVGGSPCNNLAGSNRVSRDGLEGKESALFYDYCRILDLVKCTMGSKM
- the LOC140963183 gene encoding uncharacterized protein isoform X1; this translates as MRTAIRAIKQLICTLPSKGNFIYNGSRIRQDLWFNLKHRCLYRPSSNADICQCRHPSYTISRAMSVHAAKLSSGVAEQNRGGPLVEYERRIAAGELLDGDTCQLGTLGELQRLYLELVQNAEACRLDRYATSEKVGRSRWLWSRFISQTSYAPVKGLYLYGGVGTGKTMLMDLFFDQLPYNWRKRRIHFHDFMLNVHSRLQKHKGVADPLEVVAGEISNEAILLCLDEFFVNDVADALILNRLFKQLFSNGAILVSTSNRAPDNLYEGGLQRDLFLPFIATLKDRCIVHEIGSSVDYRKMTSAQQGFYFVGLHLSSILKQKFEQLIGEQVAVPQEVEVVMGRKLQVPLGANGCAYFPFEELCDRPLGAADYFGLFKRFHTLALDGVPVFGLHNRTAAYRFVTLVDVMYENKVRLLCTAEATPIELFEQVVTIADARQMAPRTSSRSRKFDVSDICVDNELGFAKDRTISRLTEMNSREYLERHSELFEVNELLHGNHIK